One Heyndrickxia oleronia genomic window, TTTTATATTTGCGAACAATATACCACCTGTGCACATTGGACATGGCTCTAAGGTTGTATATATTGTAAATTTTTCTCGTTTAACTTTCGCATTTAAAATGGCTTGACCAGCATTTCTAATAGCATCGATTTCTGCATGGGCTGTCGCATCTTGATTTGGATGAACGCGATTTCTCCCTTTTGCAATTAAATTATCACTCTCATCAACAATAACAGCTCCAATTGGATAAGTATTCTCCTTCAAAGCTTGCTCCGCCTCTTTAAGTGCTATTTCTAAATAATATCTATCTTTATCCATATTGAGTTTCACCTCTCACAAATTTAGCTATTACTTATAATTTATCTATAATTGATTTATCTCCTTCTTTCAGAAAATGCTTCTATGAATAAAAAAAGAGCTGCTGATCCTCACTAGATCTCCAACTCTTACTTCTTCTAAGTAGGTTAAAAATATTCGGCATAGTTTTAACAAATATTTGTGATGTAGGGGGAAGTTTAACTTATATTAGGGGTAACATCAGAACCTCGGAAATCTTTACAACAAGCGAATTTCAACCTAAAAAAGTCGAATTCCTATACACTAAGGAATCGACTTAAATTATTGTATTCTCATAAATGAGTTATCCTTCATTTGAAGTACAATTTGCCTTAACTCTGATACCAATATAAACAGAAGTCATTCATTGTCGAAGCGTATCCCAGTTGTCTTAACATAGTTGTTATGTTACCTCGATGATACGTACCATGGTTAGCAACATGAAATAAAATTTCTGAGTATGCAGTTTCTCTAGCTCCTGACCAAGGATTGTTCAAATTAATTTTTTGTTCTAAATCATTTTGGCTATTCATCCATTCTTCGTACTGTAAAGCGAGTTCTTCAAAATACTTAACAAACTCGTCTAATGAATAGGAATTAGCCTTTTCTAGAATTACCATAGAGGCTTCCAACGCCTCTTGCATATCCATTCCTTTAAGTACTTGTAACCACATAACATCTACCACATAGATATGACTAAACGTTTGAGCAATATTTGGATATGAACTACTTACCTCTTCATATAAGACATTTTTTGGTAGTTCGTTTATTCTTTCTAATAACACCTTATTAGCCCAAACATGGTACTTATACATATTTTTTGCATGGTTCATTTAACATCTACTCCTTAGCTTCTTGGTTTCAAAACTTGATATTCGTATTATAAAAAAAGATATATGACAGCAGATTGTCATATATCTTCATAAACTTTCATTATTTTTTTTGCCTCATCTTTTATAATTGATTGCAGTTCCACAGGTTTTATAACTTTAGCTCCACTACCAAAGCTTAAAAGAATTGATTTAAGCCATCTAGCATGTAGAGGTTGATAAACAGATAGTGTAATTGTCATACTTCCATCACTGTTCATGACTTTAGCAGAATTCTGGAATTGATCTAATACTCCTGCTAAGGAATTAGGATTAACCCAAATTACTACATCCTCAAATCCTTCTAGATTGTCATCTGAATAAGTTGAATCTTCTTTCCTTTCGTGAGTTTGGACAAACGTTTTTTCCGTCAAAATTATACTCATCATACGTGATACTCTAAATTCTCTATAATTCTGACGTTCTCTACAATACCCATATAAATACCAGTTGCGATACTTATAATGAAGGTGAACAGGTTCTAATTCACGTGATGTAAATTCATTTTTATTACTTACATAATCAAAACGGATTACCCTTTTTTCATGAATAGCTTTTCGCAGATCCATTAAAGAATTCGGTTCTGTTCTATGGCTATCTAGGTCAACTAACAAAGTCCGATTGTTTCCACTTGTATCTAGCATTTTTAATCTTTCTATCGTATGTTCAACTTCCTTATCTTCAAAAATACTTGATAAACTACTTAATACAGTGACGAGGTTCAATATGTCATAGGAACCTATTAAACTCCTATCAAATTTGTAACCTTCTATAATTCCGAAACCTCCGTTAGTACCTTGGTAAGAAACGACTGGTATTCCTGCAGCACAAATCGCTTCGATATCTCTATAAATGGTTCGCGTTGATACTTGGAATTCATCAGCTAAACTTGAAGCTGACAAAATTTCATTATTTAAGAGCTTGAATATGATGGAAATCAAACGTTCTAATTTCAATTCTCATTTCCTTTCTACAATAATTGATTAAGCGGTCATTGACATGCCACTGACCGTACATTTTATTTCTCTTGTATTTTTAATAAATTTATCCAAACCTTTTATTAAAAATATCATGTTCATTTAGTATAACTATGTATTGAATCAATACTAATCCTCTTGTAAATGGCAAAAGAACTGATATGAGAAAATGAACTTTCAGATATTAAAGAAAGTATTTTGGCATGGGCATAGCCATTAAACTTTTTATTAAAGAAAGTTTACTAACTAATTGTAGGTTTGTGGAAAACCAAATTATGATTGCTTTGTTCAACTAACGCCACCATTAGCATAAGCTGGACTCTTCACAAACTTTCCAACACATTGATTCTCCTTATTCCTTACCACAATTATAACAACGTTTGTCTTTGTCATTATCTCCGTACATTCGTAGTTCCTTCTCTATTCCACAAACTTTGCAAAAGTCAAAGTGAATTTGTGGAATTATACCTTTTTCGGCAAACGGAACCCACTCTTTGTCATATAAACTCTTTGTCATACCATAATCGGTAAAGACAAGTTTACCATCATTATTTAAACCATAGTTACTACTGTCTTTTAAATCAAAGCAATCAAATTTTTTATCTAATATTTCTAAAACTTCTTCAAACAAATCAGGAATCAAATGTTGGTGTTCTACCACCTTTATCTCATACGATTGATTGTCCTTTAGTTCTAAGGGTCTGTAATATGTTTGTACAGATATGAATTCATCAACGTAATATGTCTGAGCGAGTAATGAATCAAGACCTTTATCCGCCATTGAAGAATAAACTTTTAATTCATTAAGTGATTGTTTATAACCGATTGGATGCAAATGTACTTTTATTACGTAATCTAAAACTCTATATACTTTTCTTGTAGACCCTATACCTACAAAATTATCATCACTACAATACTGCTTCCAATTTTGAATGATTTGTTTAAGCATTGATTTCCCACCTCAAATTATCAATTCGATACTTTATACTTATTTCCTTTTTAAAGTAACTACCTGTTTATTCAACTTATGGTGTTACCATAAAATTGGTTGGGAATTCATCGCTCTACGCTTTTCATTTATATACTTTTTATTAACTTGTTGAATAATAGTTTTTCTTATGTTGATACTAATTTAAAATAACTGTTAATAAAGGTGAGTAGAATGAAATATGAAACAAAAAAGATTTTGAAATGGTTCATTATCATTAATATCGCAAACGCAATGATTGCTGCAATAATTGGTCAAATTCAAACTGAATATTTAATAAAAAAAATTAATAAAAATACAAATAAAAATAATCAATAGCTGCTATCTTAGGTTAAGTAAATAGTACCTCCTCACTTTCAATAGCGAAACCCTATATCCAACTAATATCCCCTTTATTTCAACCCCTATTAAAGGAAAAGGAGCCTTTATTAGCTTAAGAAGATGATGGAATCCCTATTCATTCTTGGAAGAAAGGAACTTCTCCTTCCCAATTACAGTGAAAACAATCTACTCCCCATCCTTTAACTGGTAAAACTAATGCATTTTCTTTTTCGTCATTAAAAATTAGGCTGGAAAATGATTTAAGATAAAATGATTCATCAATTAGTCTCTTACCATAATTAGGGCAAAACTTTGGTTTCATATGACCTATCTCCTTTCTATAACCTCTTAAATTGCTTATAGATTAAATAAAGAAAAAACAAGATACACTGCTGCCGCCCACATGATAATGGCAGATATTTTATTCAAGACCAACAAAAAGGTTCCAGATTTATCAATTTTACCTATGACTCTACCAATTAGTGAAAGTCCAATAAACCAAAGCCATGAAACCATAATACATGTAAAAGCAAATATTACTTTTTCAACTCCATGGTATTTTATTGAGCTTGTTCCTATTACCCCCACAGTGTCCATGATTGCATGTGGGTTTAATAAAGAAACAGATGCCGCAAATAATAGTTGTTTCTTTAAAGAAAATTTATTTACATCTGCATTTCTTTGATTATTTGGTTTACTATTCCATGTAGTCCATCCCATATAGACTAAAAAAATAACCCCTCCCCCAATTAAAATAACTTTAAACCAAAATGAACCTAAAATCAGTAAGGAAACCCCTAAAACAGATACTAAAATTAATAGGGTGTCACATAGAGAAGCTGTTATAACGACTGGTAATACATTCATATATCGAGGTTGCATAGCCCCCTGGTTAAAAATAAAAACATTTTGGACACCAAGTGGCAGAATTAATCCAAGTGAAAGAATAAACCCATGAATAAATGGTTCTATCATATAAAATTCCCCTTTCGATTTATGCTACAAGGTAAATTGTAGTTGAAATATTGTCTTTGTCTCCAACCAATTGGATGGAACTCAAACCAACCAAGTTATATAATAGAAACAAAAAGAGGAGAACGTTTTGATGTTTACAACCGATTGGAAACCAAATAAATCATCGTCGGTACCTTTACATAGGCAGATCACTGATTTTATTAAGGAAAAAATAACAAATGGTGAATGGACGATAGGATATAAGCTCCCTCCTCAACGTACTTTAGCAAAAGAGTTAGGAGTAAATAGAAGTACAGTTGTAACTGCCTATGATGAATTAATAGCTGAAGGACTAATTGAAGGAAAAAGCGGCAGTGGAACCAGAGTGGTTAATAATACTTGGAATTTATTAGTAACCATGCCTCCTCCCGATTGGACTTCATATGTAAAGGTAGGAACTCACAAGCCAAATTTGCCAACGATTCAAGAAATAAATCAAGCTGAATTTATTCCTGACATCATTCGTCTTGGAACTGGAGAATTATCACCAAATCTTATTCCGAGCATGGCAATGAAAAAAATATTTCATCAATTGGCAAATAGAGAAATTTCTTATGGATATGAAGAACCGAAGGGGTTGCTGCCATTAAGAGAACAGATAGCCAACTATTTAAAGACAATTGGGATTTATGCTTCTCCTTCTTCTATTTTAATTGTATCCGGTGCATTACAAGCTCTACAGCTTATCAGTGTCGGTTTATTACATAAGGGTTCTACCGTATTAACAGAAAAACCATCCTATCTTCATTCTTTAAATGTCTTCCAGTCAGCAGGTATGCGTTTAATGGGTATCCCTATGGATAAAGAAGGAATTCAAGCCAAGCTTGTTAAACAATATAAAAAGCAACAAAAAGCTGCTTTACTCTATACCATTCCTTCATTTCATAATCCAACGGGTACGTTAATGACTATGGACAGGCGGAAACAATTGTTGGATACTTGTCAACAAGAACAACTACCTTTGATTGAAGATGATGTCTACCGAGAACTATGGTTTGATGAACATTTACCAAAACCAATTAAGTCTTTTGACAAAAATGGCCTTGTACTTTATTTGGGAAGTTTATCTAAATCTTTAAGTCCTGGTCTCCGTATTGGATGGATTGTTGGTCCAGAACCAGTAGTTGAGCATTTAGCAGATATTAAAATGCAAACCGATTACGGTTCTAGTTCTTTATCACAGTGGGCTGCTGTAGAATGGTTTTCAAGCGGATTCTACTCTAAACATTTAAATGAAGTAAGAGAACAACTGAAAATTCGAAGAGATTTTACTTTAGATACTTTGAACAAGTATTTTTCCGATCTAGCGGTTTGGCAAAAACCCACTGGAGGATTTTACATATGGTTGCGTTTGTTACCGTTAATTTCCATGAGAAAGTTATTTGAAATCGCACTCTCAGAAGGAATTTTACTAAACCCAGGAAATGTTTATGATCATCATGCTGAACAATATCTACGAATTTCCTATTCATTTGCTCCGCTTCCAGAAATACACGATGGTCTTAAACGCTTATCTATGATTGTAAAAATGCTAGCTAAATAAGGGCTTTTATTGAAGCCTTTTTTAGCTAGCGATTAAGTATTAAGAGCTGTTTACCTTCAATAGCTTTACAATCTTGCCATATTGATATTTATAATCACTTTATTTTTCTCTAAAAATAGAATAGTAGTAAAAAGCCAGGTAATATTTGAATCAAGATCAATTGTACAACCTTTATATCTCGAACAAGTTTCAATCCTTTTCCATTTACTTCCCCTAAAAAAAGAGCATCCTTTATTAAAAGAGTGCTCCAATAATTGATCAAGTAATTTATCCATACTCTTTAATTCTACTTTTAAAAGCGTGTTTATTTCTCATTTCCATGTAATGCTACAAGATCTCATATTCCATCCACAGCTATCAAAAAAATCTTTATTTAGCTGGAGAGTAATCTTGCAAAATCATATATGTATTCTACTAGTTTACGATAATTCCTTTATATACCAAGCGTCCATAGCACTATGCTCAGAACCATCTAGTGCCTTTTCAAGTTGTTGAAAACCTAATTTGATATAAAGGAGATTGGCAACTTGTAGTTTCTTCAATGTTTCTAAATAACAGTGAGTATAATGTTCCTTAGCGAAGTCGAGTGCTACTTTCATCAGCTCTTTCGACAAACCCATGCCTTGAGCTTCGGAGGTAATGTAAAGCTTTTGCAGCTCACAAATTCCCGTCTTCTGTCCAAATGGAGCAATACCCACACCGCCTAACACTTCATCCTTTTCATTCACTGCAACCCAATACTTTGCATTTGATTGCTCCTTGTAAAATTGTGTTAGATTGCTCAGTTGAGGGTCAAAATAGGCTGTTCCTGGAATGTTTAAGTTCAATGATTCCAAAGAACGCTTAATAATTTTTTCTATTGTTTGATTGTCCTTTTCTTTAATTTCACGAATCCTCATAGTTTTATCTCCATATCTACTAATTTATTTCATCTAATACTACTTCTTCTAGGTCTTTATTCAAAAAACCTGCCACCTTGGCAAAAATCTATCCCCGCTTCTTAAAAAAGGAATTGGTGTTAGACCAATCTTTCTCCATCCTATGCCAAATAAGTAAAGCAAGTATGAGACCTAAAAAAATACAAAAGATCGAAACAATCAAAAATTCAACAAAAGTAAAGTCTAGTCGGAACGATTTAAGAAGATATTTAACTATATAATAGTCAAGTATCAACGGTATTGATAAGACGATTCCATACAATAGGACAATTCGCCTTTTACCTTTTTCTCTAATTTGCCCCCAATTTACCATATAAATTGAGCCTCCTTAAATCAGTACATCGAATTACTTCATATTATTTATCTGTTCTTTAGTTAATGAATTGTAAAAGTAATCTATCCATTTAGTCGAAGTAGACTTAAAAGTAGGTTTTAAGCCTTTACTTACAAAATGATTAAGGTTTTTTTTAGTTGCACTTCTGTTTTCATATATCCCCGTTACAGTGGTCATGTTTTTCTCCATTTGGGGATCCATCCGCTCACTTTGGTTACCGTGTACTCGGGTTTTGCTCCCTTTGGGGAACCATTCCCTCTCTTTCGTTACCCTGTACCTTGGTTTTGCTCCCTTTGGGGAACCATTCCCTCTCTCTCTTTCGTTACCCTGTACCCGGGTTTTGCACCCTTTGGGGAACCATTCTCTCTCTTTCGTTACCCTGTACCTTGGTTTTGCTCCTTTTGGGAAACCATTCCCTCTCTTTCGTTACCCTGAACCCGGGTTTTGCTCCCTTTGGGGATCCATTCGCTCACATTAGTTACCGGAACCCCCGGTTTTTCTTCTTTTGCGGATCCATTCACACTCTTTCGTTACCCCGAACCCGTTCCCGTTCACAACTCCATTTAACTTTCATCCTAATATTGCATTCATCTCCCAAGTGCAAATAAATTCACATAATGACAAGTAAAGTGTGCAGTTCGTTTCGGAATGTGTACCTTTTGTTTTATATGTGAACACTTTGTCACAAAAACGTCCGAGATAGCGTTTTCTTTTTTATAATGTGTACATACCAAGATTGACTTAGTACTATTTGCACTTATTTGGTAATATCATACACATTCCGGGGGGAGTAACATGTTAAATACAGAGCAACTGAACACGGAACAGGAGCCAAAAAAGAAAAAGAAAAAATTTGAGATGCCACATATTTATGTCATTTTATTTGTTTTTAGTGCGCTAGCCGCCATTACCACCTATTTCATTCCGGCGGGGGAATTTAAACGTGTACCAGGTCCAGAAGGTCGGACAACAATTGACCCAAATTCCTTTCATCATGTTGAACAAACACCTGTTGGGGTTATAGACTTTTTAACGGTGATTCCACGGGGATTGATTGACGCAGGTGAGGTTGTATTCTTCACGTTTATCATTGGTGGGATGTTTATGGTTCTAAGACGTACCGGAATCATTGAGGTCGCTGTTGATAAACTGGCACGGAAATTCTCGCATAAAAGTATTATGCTCATTCCTGTCTTAACAACCGTGTTTGCCGTTATAGCAACATTGATTGGTACAGCAGAATTATCACTTGTTTACATTCCGGTTATTATGCCTCTTATTATTGCACTGGGTTATGATTCAATTACAGCAGCAGCTATTGCACTTTGTGGAACTGTTGTTGGTTTTACAGCAGGTGTTCTAAATCCGATTAATACAGGGCTTGGACAAAAATTATCGGGATTGCCTGTTTTCTCTGGACTTGGATTACGCTTAATCGTTTTTATTGTGACAGTTACGGCAGCTATTTTATTCATTATCCGTTATGCAAAGAAAATCAAAAAAGATCCAACACGTAGTCTAGTATATGAGGAAGATGTGGAAAAGCGTGCTTTATATACTAGTGTGGGAAAAGCTGAAGCTATTTCCGCCACTGCAAGGCAAAAGTGGGCAGCGGTTGTAGCGCTTGTATTCTTCGTCATTCTTGTATATGGTGTCATTTCAAAAGGTTGGTTTATGGTTGAAATGGCAGGACTATTTATCATCATGGGAATTGTCGTCGGAATGATTGCCGGTCTTAAATTAGGCGAAATTTGTGAAGCCTTTAACCAAGGTTTTAGAGATGTTTTAATGGGAGCATTTATAGTTGGGCTGGCTCGGGCAGTTGCTGTTGTACTAGAAGATGGTAACATTATGGACACGATGGTTCATACGCTTGGTTCGCTCGTTGGTGATTTGCCACCTGCATTAGCGGCAGTTGGTATGTATGTTGTACAGGTTTTTATTAACTTTATTATTTCGTCTGGTAGTGGACAGGCACTTGTAACCATGCCAATAATGGCGCCACTTGCTGATATGGTTGGTGTGACGAGACAAACTGCTGTTCTAGCGTATCAACTTGGTGATGGGTTCACCCATATATTTTATCCGACAAGTGGGTACTTCATGGCAGCACTTGCGATTGCAGGTGTTCAATGGCAAAAATGGGTTCGTTTCTTCTTCCCATTGTTCCTCATTTGGGCAGGAATTTCGGTTGTAACACTTGTTATCGCCCAAATGATTGGCTGGTCTTAATAAATTACAGAAATAGCATCCATCCTTTTAATGAAAGAATGGATGCTATTTTTTTATTTTTTGAAGGCAAGACGCAATCAACTTATTTAATTCCCAATTTTTGTTTAACATGTTTCGCGTAGGAGCGACTGATAGGTACTTTTGATCCATCTTTTAAAATTAAATTATACGCACGATTAAGCCATGGCTCAATAGCGGAAACCTGTTTTAAATTAACAATATATCCTCGATGCACTTGTAAAAAGTCATCTCCTAACTTTTCTAATATTTGATAAAGTAACAGATCTGTTTCATATTTATGCTGTGCGGTTTTAATATACGTTTGGCGATTTTCTGTTCCTATATAATAAATCTCATCAACTTGTACAATAATCATTCGATCGTCGTCTTTTACTGGAATTGTTTTTGTTCCCTGTGGCTGTATATCCTCTTGTTGCGGTTTACCACGATGGAACTGTGCATGAACTAGTAATTTGTCTACAGTTTTACGAAGCCTCACCCCATCAATTGGCTTAACAATGTAATCAATTGCATCCAAATCGAATGCATCAAGTGCATACGCATCATAAGCTGTAGCAAATACAATCATCGGTTGTTTTTTCATATGTTTAAATTGTTTCGCCAATTCCATTCCATTTCCTTTAGCCAGCTGGATGTCAAGGAACACCACATCAGGTTGACATTCATTAATATCCCATAGAGCTTCGTGCATCGTTTCGGACTCGCCAATAATCTCTATATCACCTGTTTCAGTTAATAAATATTTTAATTCCTCTCGTGCAAATTGTTCATCCTCTACAATAAACGCATACAGCATATCTACCTAACCTCTCTATGTAATTAAAATTGTATCGGTAATGTAATTGAAACGGTAGTTCCTTGCCCTTGTTTGCTTTCCATGTTAAAAGTCGCATCCCGGCTAAATAAAGCGGTTAGGCGTTCCTTAATATTAAAGAGTGCCGACCCACTTCCGTTTTTGGTGGAGTTAACAACACGCTGGCCTAAATCAACGAGCCTTTCTGGTGGCACGCCAATTCCATTGTCGATCACCGTTAACTGTAGTTTCGTTTCTGTTCGTTGCTTAATGTTAATGTGGATTTTGCCAATCTCCCCCAAGTTCTTTAATTCACCATGGGTAATCGCGTTTTCTACAAGCGGTTGTAGAATAAATGGTGGAATAAGAGCATGACTGAGATTCGGATCCATCTCGACGCTAAGTTCAAATTTATCAGGAAATCGAGCTTCTTCTAATGCGAAATAGGCATGGACATTTTCCAATTCTTTTTCGATACGTACAAGACGGTCTGTGAGTCCTGTCAAATTGTTTCTTAAAAAGGTAGATAAATGAAGTAACAATTTACGAGCGAGCATAGGATCCATGCGGCAAAGCGCAACAATTGTATTTAGAGCATTGAATAAAAAATGAGGATGAATTTGAGCATGGAGCGCCTTTATTTCGGCATCTTGCAATAACTGATTATAGCGTTCAACCTCTCCCAGCTCTAATTGACTAGAAAATAAATTACTAAGTCCTTCTGCCATTTCACGTTCAACAGACGTCATGAGAAATGGGTGGCGAAAATAAAATGTTAACGTCCCAATTGTTTTATCTTTCACAAGTAATGGTAATACAATAAACGCCGCCTTATTTGCATTTCGCGGATATAATGCATTCGTATAGGATCGAACGATTTTCATTTTCCCCGTTTGAATTACCTGCTCTCTATATTTAAGCTCAGATGGATTGCTGCTTCCACCTGTATGAGCTAGCTCTCTAATACCACGGGTAATTGCTACATGGTCGACATTGGTTAACTGTTGGATGACATTTGCGGCTTTTGATGCCGTGGATTCGTTTAACCCTTGACGGAAAAGTGAAAGTGTCCGGTCTGCAATGGATAGTGCAGTAGCCGTTTGATTGGCACGTGTTCGTTCCTCAGCCTGAATCACACTATAAAAAATCATCGCACAAATCCAGATACCAATACTATTGATGACGATAATCGGAATTCCAGTATAGCTAATTAAATGAAAAGCTGTCATGTGCTGGGTAGTAATCAATGGGATAAGTAGAATTTGAATGATAAGGATCAAAAGACCAATTAAAAACATAGGTAAAGGTCGAATTAAGCCAATTCCACGTAGTTTACGGCCGAAAAGTCCAGCTAATCCACCACCTACAAGTGAGGCGATAAAACTGGCATTGCTAATAAATCCCCCCATAAATAAACGATGTCCACCTGCAATTAATGCTGATCCAAGTCCAACAATTGGGCCTCCAACCAGGCCTCCAATGATAATGCCAATATTACGTGTATCGGCAATGGCATTATCCATTTGAAGTTCAGGATTCCATAAGTTAGAAATTACATGTGCATCTGGATTGACTACGATGGCTGTATAATTTCCTATGACACCAAATAATCCAAAGAGCATAATCATAACAAAGCTACCTTTGATGTTTAAATCCCGATAAATCATCTGTCTAAAAATAGGCAGCCGTGTAAAGAGAAAAGCAATCGTGATGATAAGCGTCATTCGTGATAGCATTTGTGATAATAAATCCCACATGTTAAATCTCCGTTTCTTCTACACTCTTAAATAAACTTCTTTTTCATAGTAAGGGTTTACAGGAAACTTGGCAATAAAATCGTTTATGTACCACTTCATACCTTCTCTGATTTAAGATAAAAATTTTAGTTTGGAAATCAAAAATGCTATTTAGTTGTTATACGTATATGATTGATTTTCAATAAGTCAGTCTTCACTAATAATTTACATCAAAAATAAAACAACTAATTTTAACCCCGTCCTAAAGCAGTACGGGATAATACGTATTTGAGGTTTTAAAACTAAATAAAGTTTATAGTCATTTTACATTTGGTATAGTACAATCGTAGACCTTTTCATTGAGGTAAACTGCCAATTCGTGGATTAACAAAAAGGCTTTACTCCTCTTTGAAGTAAGCCCCAGAAAGTATTAATTAGAATTCTATTTTTCCGCCGCTAAAGCCTGTGCTTTAGTTAAATGAACCGTACCGAATGGATGTTGTGGAGGAGCATATATAGAATAAAGTTTTAAAGGGATATTACCTGTATTCGTTACATTATGCCAGGTGCCAGCAGGTATCATAATGGCAAAATCATCATAAACTTTTTGAACAAAATTTAAATGATCTTTTCTCTGTCCCATTTGCACAACCCCTTGACCTTGTTCAACCCGTAGGAATTGGTCAGTATTAGGGTGAATTTCTAAACCGATGTCTTCACCAACATTAATACTCATCAATGTCACTTGCAAATGTTTTCCTGTCCACAAAGCAGTTCGATAAGTATTGTTATGTTTCGCAGCTTCATTAATATTGACTACAAATGGCTTTCGCCCATAATCTTTCACCTTATTTCTTTGGTTATTATAATTATTCCAGTAATCAGGATGTCTTATATAATTATTATGCATTTGAACATTAGCCCCATAAACATTAGATTGGTATGGATACATACAGGAGGTATAGTACATCTAATTCATTCC contains:
- a CDS encoding PLP-dependent aminotransferase family protein codes for the protein MFTTDWKPNKSSSVPLHRQITDFIKEKITNGEWTIGYKLPPQRTLAKELGVNRSTVVTAYDELIAEGLIEGKSGSGTRVVNNTWNLLVTMPPPDWTSYVKVGTHKPNLPTIQEINQAEFIPDIIRLGTGELSPNLIPSMAMKKIFHQLANREISYGYEEPKGLLPLREQIANYLKTIGIYASPSSILIVSGALQALQLISVGLLHKGSTVLTEKPSYLHSLNVFQSAGMRLMGIPMDKEGIQAKLVKQYKKQQKAALLYTIPSFHNPTGTLMTMDRRKQLLDTCQQEQLPLIEDDVYRELWFDEHLPKPIKSFDKNGLVLYLGSLSKSLSPGLRIGWIVGPEPVVEHLADIKMQTDYGSSSLSQWAAVEWFSSGFYSKHLNEVREQLKIRRDFTLDTLNKYFSDLAVWQKPTGGFYIWLRLLPLISMRKLFEIALSEGILLNPGNVYDHHAEQYLRISYSFAPLPEIHDGLKRLSMIVKMLAK
- a CDS encoding LytR/AlgR family response regulator transcription factor translates to MLYAFIVEDEQFAREELKYLLTETGDIEIIGESETMHEALWDINECQPDVVFLDIQLAKGNGMELAKQFKHMKKQPMIVFATAYDAYALDAFDLDAIDYIVKPIDGVRLRKTVDKLLVHAQFHRGKPQQEDIQPQGTKTIPVKDDDRMIIVQVDEIYYIGTENRQTYIKTAQHKYETDLLLYQILEKLGDDFLQVHRGYIVNLKQVSAIEPWLNRAYNLILKDGSKVPISRSYAKHVKQKLGIK
- a CDS encoding DinB family protein codes for the protein MNHAKNMYKYHVWANKVLLERINELPKNVLYEEVSSSYPNIAQTFSHIYVVDVMWLQVLKGMDMQEALEASMVILEKANSYSLDEFVKYFEELALQYEEWMNSQNDLEQKINLNNPWSGARETAYSEILFHVANHGTYHRGNITTMLRQLGYASTMNDFCLYWYQS
- a CDS encoding LysE/ArgO family amino acid transporter, which encodes MIEPFIHGFILSLGLILPLGVQNVFIFNQGAMQPRYMNVLPVVITASLCDTLLILVSVLGVSLLILGSFWFKVILIGGGVIFLVYMGWTTWNSKPNNQRNADVNKFSLKKQLLFAASVSLLNPHAIMDTVGVIGTSSIKYHGVEKVIFAFTCIMVSWLWFIGLSLIGRVIGKIDKSGTFLLVLNKISAIIMWAAAVYLVFSLFNL
- a CDS encoding helix-turn-helix transcriptional regulator, encoding MKLERLISIIFKLLNNEILSASSLADEFQVSTRTIYRDIEAICAAGIPVVSYQGTNGGFGIIEGYKFDRSLIGSYDILNLVTVLSSLSSIFEDKEVEHTIERLKMLDTSGNNRTLLVDLDSHRTEPNSLMDLRKAIHEKRVIRFDYVSNKNEFTSRELEPVHLHYKYRNWYLYGYCRERQNYREFRVSRMMSIILTEKTFVQTHERKEDSTYSDDNLEGFEDVVIWVNPNSLAGVLDQFQNSAKVMNSDGSMTITLSVYQPLHARWLKSILLSFGSGAKVIKPVELQSIIKDEAKKIMKVYEDI
- a CDS encoding GNAT family N-acetyltransferase translates to MRIREIKEKDNQTIEKIIKRSLESLNLNIPGTAYFDPQLSNLTQFYKEQSNAKYWVAVNEKDEVLGGVGIAPFGQKTGICELQKLYITSEAQGMGLSKELMKVALDFAKEHYTHCYLETLKKLQVANLLYIKLGFQQLEKALDGSEHSAMDAWYIKELS
- a CDS encoding YfcC family protein; protein product: MLNTEQLNTEQEPKKKKKKFEMPHIYVILFVFSALAAITTYFIPAGEFKRVPGPEGRTTIDPNSFHHVEQTPVGVIDFLTVIPRGLIDAGEVVFFTFIIGGMFMVLRRTGIIEVAVDKLARKFSHKSIMLIPVLTTVFAVIATLIGTAELSLVYIPVIMPLIIALGYDSITAAAIALCGTVVGFTAGVLNPINTGLGQKLSGLPVFSGLGLRLIVFIVTVTAAILFIIRYAKKIKKDPTRSLVYEEDVEKRALYTSVGKAEAISATARQKWAAVVALVFFVILVYGVISKGWFMVEMAGLFIIMGIVVGMIAGLKLGEICEAFNQGFRDVLMGAFIVGLARAVAVVLEDGNIMDTMVHTLGSLVGDLPPALAAVGMYVVQVFINFIISSGSGQALVTMPIMAPLADMVGVTRQTAVLAYQLGDGFTHIFYPTSGYFMAALAIAGVQWQKWVRFFFPLFLIWAGISVVTLVIAQMIGWS
- a CDS encoding nucleoside deaminase, which gives rise to MDKDRYYLEIALKEAEQALKENTYPIGAVIVDESDNLIAKGRNRVHPNQDATAHAEIDAIRNAGQAILNAKVKREKFTIYTTLEPCPMCTGGILFANIKKVVWLLNDDLGFGGYRKIKAANVFEERFDEVDIIEEPFEDLKKRQVELMGKWAINPNNVVHLRKALNK